The Rissa tridactyla isolate bRisTri1 chromosome 6, bRisTri1.patW.cur.20221130, whole genome shotgun sequence DNA segment CTGAAACCTATTTGAAATTGGAAAATAGTAGGTGTTTTGTGAACAAGCATTTGGTAAAGACCTTGAAAACTCTTCAGCATGTTGCTAGATGTTTATCGTGATCTGACATGGTGAGGTGAATTGCCTGCTCTGCTACCAGTTATTTTAGAAAGCTGAGAATTGACAGCATGGTGTGCAGTATGCTTCTCTCTATTCCACAATGCTTAtgaaaagtgaaaggaagaaCAATGTTATTGTTTAGAAGTTGAGATCTTTTATTTAGTGTAAATAGCGATTCTGCTTGTAGTTGGGAGATACTTCATAGGCCTGACTTCGTAGTGGGCATTGCTTATAACTGGTTTTAGTATTCCTCACACGATGGTTCGCGTTcgtaggtttttggttttgttcctcaaAGTGGAATGAAATGCTATAGGTGAAAGTAAGAGAAATTGATAAATGCAGGTGATGTTTGCCTCAAATTGACACTGTCTGAAAAGACTACTAAATAAAATCTGGTTAAAATAGTCCTTTTTAGTCATGGCAGCTGCTTCTTTTATGATTAATTAATTAGAACAGCAGCTTCCTCAAGAGACTTCTCTGTGGATTCCCCTGTGCTCCCTTGATACTCTGTCTTACAGTTATGTTGGCTGCAGATAAAGACATTTGTTATTGGCTTCTTGTAGCTGCAGGGATGCTTGCTCTCTCTCTTTGGCTGGTGactgagagcagagaagcaaTGATAGCTCTGTGGTTTCTTCCCCATAGCATGGGGATTGTTTGGTTGTCAGAGCAGATGACAACGCTCTTGTGACTTCTGCAGATTGCATTGGCTGCATTGGACCTGGTTTATGTATTTTCTCAATGCAAAAGGGCAGTCATTGGCCTTGCACCTTTTTAAGACCTCCCTTGCAGTTATGCAGAATGAGGACTTAGTTTTCTGCACTAGAGATTTAGCTCTTGTGCTAGTCTAGAATAGGATTTTTAGGGAGAACTGGAATAAGTCTTGCTCATCAAGTGACTTGAAGTGATGAGTTGTGGCCACCTTGTGAGCCAAATGGGAAACCTTTTGAGGGCACTGCTGAAGGAGCAGGCGAGGATGGATTGCTTAGCCAATAGGTTTGATCTCTTTGGGAATGTCCTGAAGCTCTACTTTTGAATTTGATCTTGGAACTCTAAAAACTAGAGCATAAAGTCCTAAGCTTGGTAACTGGTTTCATGGTGAAAGGGAATGGACCAAGGCTGCTCTTGCATTTGATAGGCATAAGGGAAATTGGAATGGATTTTAGTGCCCTGTAAGCAGGGATCTTTGCCAAGCTGGCTTGGGAAGGCCCTGACTTCAGTCACACTTGGGTCTCTTAtgtcagattttttatttttgtggctgTATCTGTTTACATTGAGTGACTTCTATGGTCCATTTTAAATGTTCTTGAAGACTTGttatctttatttcattttatggTGTGTTTAATTGTCAAGGATGTGTAAGCTTTGTAATGCTTTTAGTTTTATGCCTGCCAACAGAGTTTTGGAAATAGATGATAATGTTACAGAACATTTTGACTACATACATTAACTGGTTTGAACCTTTCACAATATCTCTAGTGAtctttttgtttttgcagatgattcTGCAGACGTTGGTGAAGAGGACAGCTTCTTGGGTCAGACTTCTGCCAGCCCCAATCCACCACAGACTTTCAACTATTTCTCGCAAGTCCCTAGTAGCAGTGACCCATTTGGAAGTATTGGGCAGCCTCCCTTAACAACTGTTGCACCACCTGTTGGAGCACCAGCCTTCTCTCAGCCTCCAACTTCACTTCCACTTGTCTCTGGGTCACAGGATGGGCAAAATGTCTTTTCACCGCATATTCCCAAGTCACAGTCCTCTTATGGTGCACCACCTACTTCACAGGGTGGAATTGCAGCTTATCAgacttctcagcagagctgtccCCCGCCTGCAAATGCGTCTACTCTTCCCCAAGGAACATCTCAGCAGGGGTATAACCCTTATCGGCACACCACCCTGAGCAGCAGAGCTAACCCATACCTTACTCCACCgcagctgcagcagagccaggcaccTGCTCACCCACCATCCTCTGTGCCACCTGTCCAGATGTATCAGACACCTCCAGGGTCATTAACACAGGTATATAAATCATTCCTGATGTCCTGGTACCAGAAGAAAACTATTTAAGTCATCTGaagatctttcttttctcccGAAAACCCCCCAGAAAAATTCTTGAACCATTTCTGATAGCAAAATCTTTTCACTAGAACTAGCCTGGAACTGTTGCTTTAGGAAAACTTCCTGATCTTTAAAGTCAGCATACTCTGAGGCTGTAGCTACATGAGCCTCTGTCATCAGAAACAAATCCAGGTTGTGAAGTTCTGTTCCTCTTTTCTGTCTGTTACTGAGTTTGCTGCCATTTCAACTGTGCTGATGCATTGTTTGTGCCTCTGCTGTAAATCAGGTCATTCAGCCATTTGCAAGATACGGgctaaaaatctcttttcaagCTGTTTTTGCTGGTGAAGCCAGCACTTTTTGAAATTATGATCTGAGTCACATAAATTGTTAGCAAACCCTTTGAAACACATCAGTTGAGGATTTTGTGTGATATGAAGCATTAATCTCCATTCTTCTTTTACCTTCACAAAAGCATTATTAAAATTATGTGAATGGGTTAGTAATAACctgacaagtttttttttttaaaacgacAAAAATTGGTTTTTTTGCCTGAACTACTGCTATATTGTTGCTATTGTGAATAAAAATTAGAAAGATTATATAATGACAAAAAACATAGCAAAGGCAGTAGAACCTAAAATATCTGGAGTTTTAGATTAAAGGATTTCAGAGCTTCTGTTTGcttgattttatatatttcacCATACActagtggtttgggttttttctctaaATGTATCAGCCAAAGTAGTTGCTACTGCTGACATCGCTTGCTTTTAGTTGTACTAACTGGGATCTTTGTACAATTTGTATGAAATGAGCTTTATGTAGGCTATAGTCCCTTTCAAAATCAGTTGCTTTTCTTGCGTCACTGAGGCTGCGTTTGAGTTTGAAATCTGCCTGTCCTGATCACTTTGCAGCAGAGCTATTATTGAAGTAGCCACTTGTTAAAATTGACAGTCTTTATGTAAAAATGTAATAATGTGTAAATGAATAATGAGaagaatgcatttttgttttcatgccaAATTTGGTGGCTGTAAGTAATAAGCTCAGCCTGAGTCTTGAAAATTTAGGATAATATTTTAAGTCTTACTGGTTTTATGTAATCAAGGTGCTAGACTGTAAAAGTTTTTAACAGTATTTATGGGAATGAAATTCACATCTGTATTTGAAAAGGTgtaagttttcaaaaaaaaaatgataaagtgGACAACTtatctttaattctaaaaatGTTATAGACAATGTTCCTAGGGAGGAAAAATGTTAGAAGTAAAGGCCCAGAGTGTTCTCTATAGCAAAGTATAGATCAGTTCTGTAAAAACTATGTGAGATTGAGGTGATGAGCTCTTATGTATTTTCAGTTTCCACAGTCTCAGTCACAGCTGCGAGCTCCCAGACCTGCAGGTCCACTGGTCCCAGCACCTCCTGTTTTGCTGCAGAACCAATATGAGCCGGTTCAGCCACACTGGTTCTACTGTAAGGAGGTGGAGGACAAGCAAATATGGATGCCATTCAGCATTCTGGATTCTGCAAAACTAGAGGAAGTCTATAATTCTGGTAGGTGGTATCTTACTTGGAGGTGAACAGAAGGACTAGAAGGAAGATATTGGAGTAATGCCACTCACATATGAGAGGGTGATATGGCAGCAATAAGTAACGTTAATACATATCTTGAAGGTGTATTTTGTGCcacttaatttatttcatttacatgATCTGTTGCTTGATGCTGTCAGTGTTAAGATGTACGTCCCTAGTGGATACTGCATTTTCACATAGAACTCCTAGTTATCTGtgccttgctttgcctttttGTTAAATGCTGCCAGCTCTGGAATAACTGTTCACATCTGGGAGATgttcaaagctttttttgttgtgtaCAGAGCATTTAGAAACGTTTTAGGGGCAATGCAGTGGCTGTCTGATGTTATAATTCTTCTCTTCCATGGTATAACTATCTGTCTTAATGGCCTAATATTCATCACAGAAGTGATTGGGGGTGGGGTGAGTCTGTAAAAATATTGCATGTGAAAATATTGCATGTGTTAGTATTGTAACCAAGTGTGACTTTTGTCTCATAGTCCAGCCTGATCCTGAGAGTGTGGTTCTGAGCACTGACGGGGGACGCTATGACGTGTACCTGTATGACAGAATAAGGAAAGCTGTTTACTGGGAAGAAGAGCCTTCTGAAGTGAGACGATGCATGTGGTTTTATAAGGGAGACAAGGATAGCCGGTTTGTTCCTTACACTGAGGATTTTAGTGATAAGCTAGAGGTTAGTATTACCTTTACATAAACTTCACGAAGAATTTGATAGTTCTTTGTATTTATGATCTTAGAAATACTTTGTGTTTCATTACAGTGATTTCCAGAATGTACTTTCTGGAACATAAGTAAACAAACTGTGGAATGGGGAGTGGCTGGAAGGCCACGTTGCTCATGCGATAGGTCCTGCATCACTGTGACCTAAAATCAACTTGTATAGTGCTTCACATGGCACTTTTGTATAAATAAAGTTATGTAAATTATAACCTTAACATACAGATGATGCACAAGGCCAAAAAATAGTTTGTGTGAGAAGGCATATACTGATTTTGTGTAACTTGCTTACTGTTTCAGGCAGAATATAAAAGAGCTGTAACTACAAATCAATGGCATCGGAGACTTGAATTCCCAAATGGGGAGACAATTGTTATGCATAATCCTAAGGTAATAGATTTTGGCAATTGTTTCTTACAGAATTCATTAGGGGTGATTGAGCAGGCTGATGGAAGCATAAATTGAATGCAGTCTTAGTCTTGCTTGAAAAGTACTTCTTGATCTTTTTGGATATGTGTGCATTAAAGATGATAAAATTTATAGAACACTGAACTCCTGCTTGCTTCAATGTGCTGTCATGTGATTAAAAGACAATGCTTTCTGAAACTTAAGAAAAACAAGGGTTTGCATAGTAAATATTTTGACTAAGTGTAACTGGCAGCAAATGGGAGGCACTTTGAATTAGTGTAACCTCAGTCTGTAGCAAATGGAAGGTAATTTAAACTAAGAGCTTTCATGTGGAAAAGAGAATTAATTTAACAAAAGGTAATTAGTTTGTGTTTCTAAGCCATGAGAAGTCTTCCAGTGCAACTGTTTTTAGGCCATGAGTATGTAtagcaaaaaaagctttaaaagttaTTCTAAATACTCTGCTAGCAGTCTCATGTGATTAAAACATGGACTTCAGCCTTATTGAGGAATGCTGTTAACTGTTCGCTTATCACAGATGCAGtaattaataaacaaacaaaataattcaagGGCCAGAAAGGATCATGGTTGCTCCTACTTTAAGCACTTATTAATGCTGGTTAAGGAGTTCTGTCCAGTAAAAACCTAGAGAAGGAGCGCTTAAACCACTTGGTGTCATAAATATGAGTTCAGACTACACTGAGTCAGTGTTAAGTCTTATAAACAGCTGTGCTACTGAATTCCTCACTTTCTGAGGTTTCTGGGCTACTTTGAATACTGTTGTCCTTCCCTGAAAAGAACTGTtctttcccccctgcctccctTGATGTTATAGTAATTGTAAATTGGGGTAGTGTTCAGTTTCCTCACAAAAACAGTAATCAGTTAAAGAAGAGCTGGTATGGGGGTCTAGGAAAGAGGAACTTGAATCATGCTTGTTTGAGGAGTTAAAATTGTTAAGAATGACTGAGTAGGCCAGCTTCTTCAACTAGTGGTTACTTTTGTTTAAGTTGTCTGGTTGCTTTTCAAGGTAATGAAAATTGTGTTATTTTGGAATCTAGTTTCAGTGAAGCTGTCCCTGCTACGAGGAATAGCCCTAGGGTTTTCTAAGGCTTTTTTTGCATATGTgctaattaaagaaaacagttgtCTCAGATGCAAGGTAAAGCAATCAAACAAAAAGTGTGTTAAACCATGCAATGCTTTCAGACTGACAAATCGtaaggttttttttgtgtttataattggacaatatattttttttcaggtcataGTTCAGTTCCAACCTTCTGCCACACCAGATGAATGGGGCACTACTCAAGATGGTCAGGCAAGACCAAGGGTAGTAAAACGGGGAATTGATGATGACCACGATGAAATTCCTGATGGTATGTGATTCCTGTATGTAGGTCTGCAGCTTGAGCAGACAGTTCGTTTCTATGCAAAAGTTTGGCCCTAATGGGTGGAGTCGCAATGCACTGTTCGTGCCTAGAGTCTAAAGATTAAACTTGTTCCTTAGTCTAAGCTGCTTGAAAGAgtttatctggttttgttttttttaatcaaaggagTGCTGTGAACTATGTTATGTCCTGAACCGTGTTAAGCAGTAGGCTTTATAAAGCAAGTGTATCTTAAGATTCCTTGACTCTAAACTTTAGAGTCAAGCAACCTGCAGTCTAAACTGAACTGCAGTACATATTGGtacactgaattttttattttctttttctacaggaGAAATGTCCCAAATTGACCATCTAGTATTTATGGTTCATGGCATAGGTCCTGTATGTGACTTGAGATTTAGAAGCATTGTTGAATGCGGTACGTTTTTGCTTGTTTAATAAGCAGTTGTATTCTTAATTGTTTAAATGTGGGTTTCTGTATCTCGTATTCAGATAagcatgtctttaaaaaaaaccaaaactctctAATGTTAAGAAGTTCAATTTCTggtagaattttttcctgattattttctAAAAGCAGAGTCTGTGCTTTGTCAGACTTACAGCCCTAACTGTTATTATTAGTGCCCAATATTAGACTTGCAGAATAGTTTAGCTTCTGGGGCGTGTGGCGTGTTGTTTTTTGTAGTGTGGGTGGATGTGTTTGCTTTGTGTCGTTTTTGTGGGGttgttatttgtttgcttttttgttgtttttttgttggtttttttttttttttttttttttttttttttaaatacacacaaGCACATTTGAGTAAATTAAGGCCATGTCTGGTCATGGAGTAAAAATGCATTCATTGTGCGATAAATAGAAGCTTGCTagaaaatccactttaaaaaaaaaaaatattttcttagaggAGTAATGCTAGAAAAGATGTTTCCACTTTCCAGTTTTGTTCATTTATGTTCTATGGCTAAAACCagaggtggggagaaggaaagaatattTGTAATTGTGTGTTACTTGAGTACTACTATAAGATTTTCATTCCTCTTCTTCTCTACAGTTGATGATTTTAGGACTGTTTCTCTGAAGTTGTTGCAGACTCACTTTAAGAAATCTTTGGAGGAACGTAAAGTGAGCAGGGTGGAATTCCTCCCAGTTCACTGGCATAGCTCTCTGCATGGAGATGCAACAGGTGTAGACAGGTGAGTATATTGTTTAATGTTGAGAATTTCATACCAGCTGCATCTTAATGTTTTTTGGAAAGTGGATAAAAAAAGAAGGTAATATGCTCTTTAGGCTAGATGCATAAATGACAGGGTTACAAAAGagaatcactgattttttttaattaacattttaataaggATTATAGAGGAAGTGGAAAGGCATGTGgagtattattttttattttcatgaccCTAAGTGACATGATAtgtatacacagacacacacatattttCAGTACTGCATTTTCATGAAAGTGGCTAATGCATTGATACGTGGCGATGATTGAGTGCATAGAGATAGTGATCGGAAGTATGAGGTGGTGAACATGGAGTTATATTGTCCAGCAACAGGTATATACAATGCAGAGTGGAGAGTTTTCTCTCCTGTACTTTCTTGTAGCCTCATTGAGTCTGACCCTAGGAGATGTCGGTGCCCTCTTTCCCAGGAAGGCATTGAGCCCTCTGTCCAGTCCCAGAGTAGTACCCGAATTGTGGTTAGGCAGTTGAGCTAaggtggtggggttttctttggtgtttttttgttttttttgttttttttttaaaaaacaaagtctcTTATTTGGGTAGGAGtgttacagcattttaaaatctattttaaaattgcttcttgGTGCCTGTCCCTTTGCTGTCACTTGACATTTCAAGCTGTCATCTCTTGCCCAAAGATGGGGAAGTAGAAATTGTGAGGGTAGCAACCTGTACTGCTTAGAGCACGTGCTGGTATTCTTCAGACTGTTCTAGCTTGGTTAAGTCATTGCTTTCCTAGAACCTTAGTCTTCTATTCTTATTTGAACACTGCATTATCATGAGGAAAGTTCCTCATTCTGTTAATCAAACCAGGCAATGCTAACCAAGGCAGTCTCAGTTCTCACTGCAGCTGTCTTAactccaggcaggcaggcaggtgatGTCAAGCTTTTTCTCCAAAAAGAGAGCATTATGTTGCCTTTTACTTCAATTTCCCCTTCAGTTTTTATATGCgagttctttttctcttccacttcTACCAATCTGCTCACAGAACTTCCCTGTTACTACAACAGAGCAGTGTTGGAACAGAGAAGAGATTATTTCAGGCATCCCTTCAGtctggagagagaaaagggagccatACCTTTCTCAAATATGTACAATCAGTAGATAACACTAATGCATGAATATGCAATAAGGCCAGAAGGCTATATGTTTTTCTAACGTCTGTAGTATTTACACTGCGGTTCTGCTACTTTCAGAAGTTAAcaaagttctgcatttttttaaaaggcattcatGCTTCTAATTAATGATTTTGTGTTACTaggaacataaaaaaaatcactttgccGAGCATTGGACGCCTGCGCCACTTCACCAATGAAACACTCCTTGACATACTGTTTTACAACAGCCCCACCTACTGTCAGACGATTGTGGATAAAGTGGGGATGGAAATGAATCGTTTGTACGCACTTTTCATGAGTCGCAACCCAGACTTCAAAGGAGGAGTCTCCGTGGCTGGGCACAGTTTAGGTAATTACCTAAGGAATTGTTTTGGGATAAAAGCAGCACTCCTACACTAAGGGAAATGGAACCTTCATGAAGCATAAAGCGAAATTAGCTGATAGGGCATGGCTGTCTGAATGCTGCTGACTAAAAGTCAAACACCTTGATAGCTAAGTTTATAAAGCTTTGAGAGAAGGTTAGTACTTTGTGGATGTGTGCATTTCCCACTTCCTGCCCCCTTTAGTTTCCTTCATGAAGACTTAGTATCTAATTTGTGTTTAAAAGTTGGCAGGTTATCTGGTGTCCTGTTAGGTGGGTAACTTCTGGGTCTCGGAACCCCCACTTAGTAAAAGTAGATAATTTTTTGGAACAGAATAAGTGTTATAGTGAATATGACataatggtttgggctggaactTTTCCTCCAGTTTGCGATCAGTCTAAGATGGTTAAGGAAAGATAGCTTAATCCTGGCAACTGCACAAAGCATGAACAGGGAGGGGGGGGCAAAAAAGGTTTGCTTTTTGCTGAGAATGATGAGAATGATTGTGTTCGAGTTAATATATGGGTATTTTAGTTTTAATTCAGCCATCTTTTTTTGATAATCTATACATTGCTATTACTGTTCCATATAAATCATGCTTGGGATTCAGGGACAGGAAAATCTGACATTTTTCCCAAGGCAACTTTAATTCCTGTTTCCAGGTTCCTTAATTCTATTTGACATATTGTCTAACCAGAAGGACTTGGCTTCATCAGTAAGTAGTGGACCGTTCTCTGGTGTTAATGGAACTGTGAAGGACGTGGCTGTTCATGATAAACAGGTAATTTGCATGCTAGCCTTAGATCTGATATTTTCAGCAACTTTTTCTTAAGTTTTCAGAATTTATTAGCTGAAATGGGGTTGTGGGTTCTAATAGTACATTTTAACGTGTGATGGAAGTGTGcagttttgtaaatatttttggttCTGAGGAAAATCTATTTGCATCTCTCTCAAGTTCCAACTAGGCCAGTAACAGGATTTGATCACGAGCATCAGTTTTGACCCTTGTAGACATGTAACTTGGTCTTAACAGAATCTGATGCATAAGAGGGAAAGAATCTATCTGTGTTCAGGCCAGAAACAGTGACCAGTTGTGACCAGTGatgattaaaaggaaatatttctgagTGTTGGAAAGCTCAAGAAAACTTTTGCCTctctttgtaatttttaaatatgtattttgctGGCATATAGTTAGTGGAAAATCTGTATCCTGCTTTACTAAAAGGGGAATAAACTTATAAAGCGTACATAATAAAGATTTTAAGAGAAAGTAATTTAACTTGTTTTTACCTGCTGAATATTGGTTTTTCACCATTAGATGGTGTGATTCTGTTTCTGTACTGTTTTGTTAAGACGACTGAAGATACCAGTTCCTTGGGCTCCTCAATTACTACTTCTGGTGATGACCTTTGTGAGCCTGAAGTAGAGGATGATGTTCCTACTTTGCAGAAGACTCTGGAAATGCTTAGTTTGTCAGAGTACACAAGCACGTTTGAAAAGGAGCGAATTGACATGGAGTCTCTGGTACAATAATGTTCACTTGACTTATGGGGATTGCCAGGGTATGGATGTTTATGTTTGGCAGGGAGGGGGTTGGGGTTGAAGGtctcgttggtttttttttgtttttttttctttgagtttagTGTACCGTGAGGCATGAAAGCAGTTGCAAAGGTAAGATGATTAATGCCTGACATGATGACTAAATGTTATGCAAAACTTTTGGTGTGTTGTCCTTCCCCTGCTTCCTCCCCCCCCAACTACATTAAGGCACTTTGTAtcatgtctttttaattttttgtaatttCTGTAGCTTTATAAAATGTCTTCTCTAATTCATAAGTCATTGCCAATAAGAAATTATATATGTTACTAGAAAAGTTATAAATTATGCTTtgatgtgtgtgtttttttgttttttgggatGTTTTTAGCTGATGTGTACAGTTGATGACCTGAAGGAAATGGGCATACCTCTTGGACCAAGAAAGAAAATAGCTAATTTTGTAAAAGACAGAGCAGCCAAACAGGTAAATACGTTTTTTgggaattaaataaaaagttgttAAGCAAATGTAACTGATTTCCTTGCTGTGGAGTAACTTCTATTCTTTGACACACTTGTTAACATCATGGATGTATTAAAGAAATATTGACATCtg contains these protein-coding regions:
- the SEC23IP gene encoding LOW QUALITY PROTEIN: SEC23-interacting protein (The sequence of the model RefSeq protein was modified relative to this genomic sequence to represent the inferred CDS: inserted 2 bases in 1 codon; deleted 3 bases in 2 codons); translation: MPCTMLKGLLSQSATHGMAGAEGRQGAAXAPCSRQLPLASLSRGLLASALLLLLLLFLRQWRRAKAGPAFSSSSPVGREAVRARSRHLRSGQSAEGGKGRAAGGRDVAGGAAMAAAKPGATGGGTNLLFSSSATEFNFTVPFIPVSQAPAVPPGPALLAADDSADVGEEDSFLGQTSASPNPPQTFNYFSQVPSSSDPFGSIGQPPLTTVAPPVGAPAFSQPPTSLPLVSGSQDGQNVFSPHIPKSQSSYGAPPTSQGGIAAYQTSQQSCPPPANASTLPQGTSQQGYNPYRHTTLSSRANPYLTPPQLQQSQAPAHPPSSVPPVQMYQTPPGSLTQFPQSQSQLRAPRPAGPLVPAPPVLLQNQYEPVQPHWFYCKEVEDKQIWMPFSILDSAKLEEVYNSVQPDPESVVLSTDGGRYDVYLYDRIRKAVYWEEEPSEVRRCMWFYKGDKDSRFVPYTEDFSDKLEAEYKRAVTTNQWHRRLEFPNGETIVMHNPKVIVQFQPSATPDEWGTTQDGQARPRVVKRGIDDDHDEIPDGEMSQIDHLVFMVHGIGPVCDLRFRSIVECVDDFRTVSLKLLQTHFKKSLEERKVSRVEFLPVHWHSSLHGDATGVDRNIKKITLPSIGRLRHFTNETLLDILFYNSPTYCQTIVDKVGMEMNRLYALFMSRNPDFKGGVSVAGHSLGSLILFDILSNQKDLASSVSSGPFSGVNGTVKDVAVHDKQTTEDTSSLGSSITTSGDDLCEPEVEDDVPTLQKTLEMLSLSEYTSTFEKERIDMESLLMCTVDDLKEMGIPLGPRKKIANFVKDRAAKQEQKKAVAEKKAVLAATLQTQEDVQKAKETGTSVTSSESGQLHSKRRLPVGASVSSVNIDYEYFEVGTGQVSVVYSALDFEPDIFFALGSPIGVFLTVRGVEKIDENYRLPTCKGFFNIYHPLDPVAYRLEPMIVEDTDLKPVLIPHHKGRKRLHLELKDSLSRMGSDLKQGFISSLKSAWQTLNEFARAHTSSTQLQAELEKVANQIKEEEEKQVVEAEKITESPDPPKDEDFLVKVGMLNGGRRIDYVLQEKPIESFNEYLFALQSHLCYWGSEDTALLFLKEIYRTMNINPEQPQH